Proteins co-encoded in one Acanthopagrus latus isolate v.2019 chromosome 10, fAcaLat1.1, whole genome shotgun sequence genomic window:
- the tmem256 gene encoding transmembrane protein 256 — protein sequence MPASVIVRRLAALSGASAVAAGAYGAHGFKNSDPDDYQRVLFETANKYHFYHSLALLGAAHCSKPAVAGTLLIAGMGMFCGSLYHQALTGDPGLRKVAPMGGMAMIVGWLAIVL from the exons ATGCCCGCTTCTGTTATTGTCCGGAGGTTAGCAGCCCTGTCAGGGGCTTCGGCGGTGGCAGCCGGGGCATACGGGGCTCACG GGTTCAAAAACAGCGACCCCGATGACTACCAGAGAGTG CTCTTTGAGACCGCCAACAAGTACCATTTCTACCACAGCCTGGCCCTGCTGGGTGCTGCCCACTGTAGCAAACCTGCTGTG GCTGGTACCCTCCTGATAGCAGGCATGGGGATGTTCTGCGGCTCCCTGTACCACCAGGCCCTAACAGGGGACCCCGGTCTACGCAAGGTGGCTCCCATGGGGGGCATGGCCATGATCGTTGGCTGGCTGGCCATCGTTCTCTGA